One Kribbella sp. NBC_00662 genomic region harbors:
- a CDS encoding DUF624 domain-containing protein → MQNANRTNTVLSKLSVVGDLLMLQLVFLVLSLGIITLFPAAFALQRVLADAISQDKPKLLRRYFGEFRWAMKHFWLSGFGLYAGAVLLAFGISFWAFAAGPMRVFALVVLIPLTGMILGLYLSGLAMLPQAGEDATMKTVFRSANLFLLRRPLPVAGGVVVLLTWFALAATVPTLLVVGSGLVPALTAYTLSRPRREKTSEDVSI, encoded by the coding sequence GTGCAGAACGCCAACCGGACGAACACCGTGCTCAGCAAGTTGTCGGTGGTGGGCGACCTGCTCATGCTGCAACTGGTGTTCCTCGTGCTCAGCCTGGGCATCATCACGCTCTTCCCGGCCGCTTTCGCGCTGCAGCGGGTGCTGGCGGACGCGATCAGCCAGGACAAGCCGAAGCTGCTGCGACGGTACTTCGGGGAGTTCCGCTGGGCGATGAAGCACTTCTGGCTGTCTGGATTCGGTCTGTACGCCGGTGCGGTGCTGCTGGCCTTCGGCATCTCGTTCTGGGCGTTCGCGGCCGGGCCGATGCGGGTGTTCGCGCTGGTAGTGCTGATTCCGCTGACCGGGATGATCCTCGGGCTCTACCTGAGCGGTCTGGCGATGCTGCCGCAGGCGGGTGAGGACGCGACCATGAAGACGGTGTTCCGGTCCGCCAACCTGTTCCTGCTGCGTCGGCCGTTGCCTGTGGCCGGTGGGGTCGTCGTACTGCTCACCTGGTTCGCACTGGCGGCGACGGTTCCGACACTGCTCGTCGTCGGGTCCGGACTGGTCCCGGCGCTCACGGCGTACACGCTGTCTCGGCCGCGTCGCGAAAAAACTTCTGAAGACGTGTCAATCTGA
- a CDS encoding substrate-binding domain-containing protein: MLAQERHELILRSLRRHGRLRVADLVAELGVSAITVRRDLAELDSAGLLRRVHGGAIGTGTADQGARGSQLTIGIIVPSAASYYSDVIRGAEAMADRYGARLVLGVSGYDATMERDRIDKVLGIGVAGLLISTALGDGDADRLDSRLDEIDVPVVLMERAFGFPHVNREYDHVRTDHAYGAMLALRHFVALGHRRIAINLQATVTAYWLRSGIEKAAKALGVEVFLSPVDLPMRGDDPGAIAQLDAFLAECESFGTRAVLVHSDEHGARLVERAMELGLRVPEDLAVIAYNDVTASLAVVPLTAISPARRALGETACDLLLRKLQSPTTPTQHLSLLPTLNIRTSCGAPGILVPG; encoded by the coding sequence ATGCTTGCACAGGAGCGCCACGAGCTGATCCTGCGGAGCCTGCGGCGGCACGGCCGGCTCCGGGTGGCCGATCTGGTGGCCGAGCTGGGCGTCTCCGCGATCACAGTACGCCGGGATCTGGCCGAACTGGACTCCGCCGGCCTGCTCCGCCGCGTGCACGGCGGCGCGATCGGCACCGGCACGGCCGACCAGGGCGCCCGCGGGAGTCAGCTCACGATCGGCATCATCGTCCCGAGCGCGGCGTCGTACTACTCCGACGTGATCCGCGGCGCCGAGGCGATGGCCGACCGGTACGGCGCACGCCTGGTCCTCGGCGTCTCCGGGTACGACGCGACGATGGAGCGCGACCGGATCGACAAGGTCCTCGGCATCGGCGTGGCCGGCCTGCTGATCAGCACCGCGCTCGGCGACGGCGACGCGGACCGGCTCGACTCGAGGCTGGACGAGATCGACGTACCCGTGGTGCTGATGGAGCGGGCGTTCGGGTTCCCGCACGTGAACCGCGAGTACGACCACGTCCGCACCGATCACGCGTACGGCGCGATGCTGGCGCTGCGCCATTTCGTCGCGCTCGGTCATCGCCGGATCGCGATCAACCTGCAGGCCACGGTCACGGCGTACTGGCTCCGCAGCGGCATCGAGAAGGCCGCGAAGGCGCTCGGCGTCGAGGTGTTCCTCTCACCCGTCGACCTCCCGATGCGCGGCGACGACCCCGGCGCCATCGCCCAACTCGACGCCTTTCTCGCCGAATGCGAGTCATTCGGCACCCGCGCCGTCCTCGTCCACTCCGACGAACACGGCGCCCGCCTGGTCGAACGCGCGATGGAACTCGGTCTCCGCGTCCCCGAGGACCTGGCCGTCATCGCGTACAACGACGTCACCGCGTCGTTGGCCGTCGTACCCCTGACCGCGATCTCACCGGCCCGCCGAGCGCTGGGCGAAACCGCCTGCGACCTCCTGCTCCGCAAACTCCAGTCGCCCACCACCCCGACCCAGCACCTCAGCCTCCTTCCAACCCTCAACATCCGCACCTCGTGCGGCGCCCCCGGCATCCTGGTGCCCGGTTAA
- a CDS encoding extracellular solute-binding protein, giving the protein MRRGVGLTVLAAALSVVVSGCGSGVIDKSTDGVPPAEATGTLRVLIPSFPPSTKGREAFQNVVDEFHKTYPKMKVEPDFATYNNLNEKLATSIAAGIPYDVMVTGVGWVQPFASKNIFEDLGKYGVTPDFIKEKSTPALIPAVTYDKKLYAYPLLADARAVALRKSAFVEAGLDPNKPPTSLAEIKVAAEKLTKRDKDGNITRSGFDLASATGFRQSFTTFLASTGTPLYVGGEPNFDNKAGLDTLLWIKSMINNVQPYGQTNAAQQPLVLTGEAAMGIVNGAVDCSDKGIGKKNCDDLKFFRFDSGKEIEYVGGDLASIGSRSRHKDAAWAFIQTMVNKPTLDAIAKLNKKIPAYKDAGNSPQAQSNPLSNFTANGLQYAANENEVPSNWLEMRGNFDIQLTQAVLGQKDPAKVLHNLAGQSR; this is encoded by the coding sequence GTGAGACGAGGTGTGGGACTGACCGTGTTGGCGGCTGCGCTCAGCGTGGTGGTCAGCGGTTGTGGCAGCGGGGTGATCGACAAGAGTACGGACGGCGTACCGCCGGCCGAGGCGACCGGGACGTTGCGGGTGCTGATCCCGTCGTTCCCGCCCAGCACGAAGGGGCGGGAGGCGTTCCAGAACGTCGTCGACGAGTTCCACAAGACCTATCCGAAGATGAAGGTCGAGCCGGACTTCGCGACGTACAACAACCTGAACGAGAAGCTGGCCACCTCGATCGCGGCCGGGATCCCGTACGACGTGATGGTCACCGGCGTCGGCTGGGTCCAGCCGTTCGCGTCGAAGAACATCTTCGAGGACCTGGGCAAGTACGGCGTGACACCGGACTTCATCAAGGAGAAGAGCACCCCGGCGCTGATCCCGGCGGTCACGTACGACAAGAAGCTGTACGCCTACCCGCTGCTCGCCGACGCCCGGGCGGTCGCGCTCCGCAAGAGCGCGTTCGTCGAGGCCGGTCTCGACCCGAACAAGCCGCCGACCTCGCTGGCCGAGATCAAGGTCGCGGCCGAGAAGCTGACCAAGCGGGACAAGGACGGGAACATCACCCGCAGCGGTTTCGACCTCGCTTCCGCGACCGGTTTCCGGCAGTCGTTCACGACGTTCCTGGCCTCGACCGGTACGCCGCTGTACGTCGGCGGCGAACCGAACTTCGACAACAAGGCCGGCCTGGACACGCTGCTGTGGATCAAGTCGATGATCAACAACGTCCAGCCGTACGGACAGACCAACGCTGCCCAGCAACCTCTGGTGCTGACTGGTGAGGCCGCGATGGGGATCGTCAACGGCGCCGTCGACTGCTCGGACAAGGGCATCGGCAAGAAGAACTGCGACGACCTGAAGTTCTTCCGCTTCGACAGCGGCAAGGAGATCGAGTACGTCGGTGGCGACCTGGCCTCGATCGGGTCCCGCAGCCGGCACAAGGACGCGGCCTGGGCCTTCATCCAGACCATGGTCAACAAGCCGACCCTCGACGCGATCGCCAAGCTGAACAAGAAGATCCCCGCCTACAAGGACGCCGGCAACTCGCCGCAGGCGCAGTCGAACCCGTTGAGCAACTTCACCGCGAACGGCCTGCAGTACGCCGCGAACGAGAACGAGGTGCCGTCCAACTGGCTCGAGATGCGCGGCAACTTCGACATCCAGCTCACCCAGGCGGTCCTCGGTCAGAAGGATCCCGCCAAGGTGCTGCACAACCTGGCAGGACAGTCCCGATGA
- a CDS encoding carbohydrate ABC transporter permease: MSTTLERPALDTSRNVPTAKDTGTLLKGQKRTGWALLTPALLHSGVFIVIPVIAVLVLSLTNYSFGDTWSWVGFGNYADLARDVDFQASLWHTVLYAIVVIPLSMAISLAVAVGLNQKIRGLGFFRTAFYIPTVTATVAIATIWLWIYNPGSGLANGFLSLFGFAPNRWLADPATALPSLMVVGIWQGLGTKIIIYLAALQGVSRDLLESADLDGASRWQRFVNVTWPSLGPVQFFVLITSIVGTFQVFDLVYVMTRGGPGSDTRVLVLDIYQNAFQDLKLGYASAETVIMMIVIAAFIGIGRLLQKADTND; the protein is encoded by the coding sequence ATGAGCACAACTCTTGAACGTCCAGCACTGGACACCTCGCGCAACGTCCCCACGGCCAAGGACACCGGCACGCTGCTCAAGGGTCAGAAGCGCACCGGTTGGGCCCTGCTCACGCCGGCCCTGCTGCACTCCGGCGTCTTCATCGTGATCCCGGTGATCGCGGTCCTGGTCCTCAGCCTGACCAACTACAGCTTCGGTGACACCTGGTCCTGGGTCGGGTTCGGCAACTATGCGGACCTCGCCCGCGACGTCGACTTCCAGGCCTCGCTGTGGCACACGGTCCTGTACGCGATCGTGGTGATCCCGCTCTCGATGGCGATCAGCCTCGCGGTCGCGGTCGGGCTGAACCAGAAGATCCGCGGCCTCGGCTTCTTCCGGACCGCGTTCTACATCCCGACGGTGACGGCGACCGTTGCCATCGCGACCATCTGGCTGTGGATCTACAACCCGGGCTCCGGCCTGGCGAACGGCTTCCTCAGCCTGTTCGGGTTCGCCCCGAACCGCTGGCTGGCCGACCCGGCGACCGCGCTGCCGTCGCTGATGGTGGTCGGTATCTGGCAGGGCCTCGGCACCAAGATCATCATCTACCTGGCCGCGCTGCAGGGTGTCTCCCGCGACCTGCTCGAGTCGGCCGACCTGGACGGCGCCAGCCGCTGGCAGCGTTTCGTCAACGTCACCTGGCCGTCGCTCGGCCCGGTGCAGTTCTTCGTGCTGATCACGTCGATCGTCGGCACCTTCCAGGTGTTCGACCTGGTGTACGTGATGACGCGCGGCGGACCCGGCAGTGACACCCGCGTGCTGGTGCTCGACATCTACCAGAACGCGTTCCAGGACCTGAAACTCGGCTACGCGTCCGCGGAGACCGTGATCATGATGATCGTGATCGCAGCCTTCATCGGAATCGGGCGCCTGCTCCAGAAGGCGGACACCAATGACTAG
- a CDS encoding carbohydrate ABC transporter permease: MTSAALPSAGTTVSRRPSSIRPGRIALYVVLVVGALLMITPFLWMLLTSFKSDLEVQQFNWLPGELRWHNFVEAMNTAPFLRYFRNSLFIAVGETAFTLVVCTMAGYALAKAPIRGGKSLLNYFIILLLVPFQIILVPLFMIVKSIPLFGGNNILGHGGIGWLNSWWGLIIPLGAAPLFTFLARQFYVSLPDELAQAARVDGLSEFGIFLRIMTPLIKPALITIAVFQIEAAWNGFLWPLMITTSDEMRPLQLGLAIFSQNPAEIQWPYLMAGTALATLPMIVLFVFAQKRFVEGMANVGIKG, from the coding sequence ATGACTAGCGCTGCGCTGCCCTCGGCCGGCACCACCGTGAGCCGCCGGCCGTCGTCGATCCGGCCGGGACGGATCGCCTTGTACGTCGTCCTCGTCGTCGGCGCGCTGCTGATGATCACGCCGTTCCTGTGGATGCTGCTGACCTCGTTCAAGAGCGACCTCGAGGTGCAGCAGTTCAACTGGCTGCCCGGGGAGCTGCGCTGGCACAACTTCGTCGAGGCGATGAACACCGCGCCGTTCCTGCGGTACTTCCGCAACAGCCTGTTCATCGCGGTCGGCGAGACCGCGTTCACGCTCGTCGTCTGCACGATGGCCGGGTACGCGCTGGCCAAGGCGCCGATCCGGGGTGGCAAGTCGCTGCTGAACTACTTCATCATCCTGCTGCTGGTGCCGTTCCAGATCATCCTGGTGCCGCTGTTCATGATCGTGAAGTCGATCCCGCTGTTCGGCGGCAACAACATCCTCGGCCACGGCGGTATCGGCTGGCTGAACTCGTGGTGGGGTCTGATCATCCCGCTCGGCGCGGCGCCGCTGTTCACGTTCCTGGCCCGGCAGTTCTATGTGTCGCTGCCGGACGAGCTGGCCCAGGCGGCCCGGGTGGACGGGCTCAGCGAGTTCGGGATCTTCCTGCGGATCATGACGCCGCTGATCAAGCCGGCCCTGATCACGATCGCGGTGTTCCAGATCGAGGCGGCCTGGAACGGCTTCCTCTGGCCGCTGATGATCACGACGTCGGACGAGATGCGTCCGCTGCAGCTCGGTCTGGCGATCTTCTCGCAGAACCCGGCGGAGATTCAGTGGCCGTACCTGATGGCCGGTACGGCGCTGGCGACGCTGCCGATGATCGTGCTGTTCGTGTTCGCCCAGAAACGCTTCGTCGAAGGTATGGCGAACGTCGGGATCAAGGGCTGA
- a CDS encoding TetR/AcrR family transcriptional regulator, producing the protein MTLPDRLVQAGVELLEEEGLADLTLRAIARRAGVSHGAPRRYFPTHNALLAAIAATGLADLAARLEPADGSPPEDQLVDAARRYLDFAAERPGMFDLIFRHDLLAGAGGNLRATSLPLFATFVDLVAELHPAEAELRATALWTNLQGLATLRATNALELLGTTDLDPMIRYVVRAHTG; encoded by the coding sequence GTGACACTGCCCGATCGGCTCGTTCAAGCCGGCGTCGAACTCCTCGAGGAGGAGGGCCTCGCCGATCTCACCCTGCGCGCGATCGCCCGCCGCGCCGGAGTCTCGCACGGCGCACCCCGGCGCTACTTCCCCACACACAACGCCCTGCTGGCAGCGATCGCGGCCACCGGCCTCGCCGATCTCGCCGCGCGACTCGAGCCCGCCGACGGGTCACCGCCCGAGGACCAACTGGTCGACGCCGCCCGCAGGTACCTCGACTTCGCCGCCGAGCGCCCCGGCATGTTCGACCTGATCTTCCGTCACGACCTGCTGGCCGGGGCCGGGGGCAACCTCCGCGCGACCTCGCTCCCGCTGTTCGCGACCTTCGTCGACCTCGTCGCCGAGCTTCACCCCGCCGAGGCCGAACTCCGCGCCACCGCCCTGTGGACAAACCTGCAGGGCCTGGCCACCCTCCGCGCCACCAACGCCCTCGAGTTGCTCGGCACAACCGACCTCGACCCGATGATCCGGTACGTCGTCCGCGCGCACACCGGCTGA